A stretch of the Hydra vulgaris chromosome 09, alternate assembly HydraT2T_AEP genome encodes the following:
- the LOC105845842 gene encoding uncharacterized protein LOC105845842, which yields MFSIEKLVILGLLGHITTQILILPYSDEAEDNVLETSLKTLRSNVTNNSQIKNSLTDSKRKLLNRDLVSITSFNKSRVLTNSVYTVAPASTVAFTVGKLKQNLSSTFLEHNKENATNKTNIKLINISFSNKSKATNLLSNFQKLKKDNMRFVQERGVKKNFLENAVNNQPLIEEISSSENHRGILTDDIIKQKVAMAKNILNLKYLKHKLQPTSAMMQLRNLDSMSFPFKTEAEVSITNDSNEKKETIDANIRNKTTNSDLGKSVPRSEQVYASQVSSTLMPPLNTTPSQVETQVPNTTPQQEPVNFISQDYGNVLVSSPKNITEITPKVEDEINDPFVPLADILQKDVLTTWVYKDYIKSPADLMLDQGLINRAKISLSTGKRLRQVFEKALSGKEIHVALITSAVTRAFASDPASQKWLYPNALIDWWQKTITPSTNSSMIYKDVSLTGVGRDYFSRCLKNHLPDNGDTNLVLWELSGSDYKPHGKIKPLDAISLERLLRNTLEFRSHPDLIILNFFRGNNLNHSAYCKELDEESEARLANHYDCTALSWSKSICPYLTDDEEGFSFSYLFSRDKIHPSIIGHAQMAYILIDYIRDEFLNFLRDPKPVSRSFPLPPAIFTQVFHPLCFTTLKTINAVINGDSNDLPVIFISPDSRDEAIHRSKISSFSNAIVPIIMRFQVLDDKLEDRIIGILVSFSKPLKTVARLDDKPFVSLQVKDYASGEIMEIGPAMRLSKGPHMLRVWSQDKTFKILAVTLDSIHNPVCSNGSTIKSDIGC from the coding sequence ATGTTCTCTATTgaaaagttagttattttggGGTTGCTTggtcatataacaactcaaatATTGATTCTGCCTTATAGTGATGAGGCGGAAGATAATGTTTTAGAAACAAGCTTAAAAACTTTGCGTTCAAACGTCACGAATAATTcccaaattaaaaattcattgacggactcaaaaagaaaattactaaATAGAGATTTAGTTAGTATCACGAGTTTTAACAAATCACGAGTTTTAACAAATAGTGTCTATACGGTTGCTCCAGCTTCTACGGTTGCTTTTACTGTAgggaaattaaaacaaaatttaagttcgACATTCTTGGAGCATAATAAAGAAAATGCTaccaataaaacaaatataaaactaataaacattTCATTTTCTAACAAATCAAAAGCAACAAATCTCTTATCCAACTTTCAAAAGCTAAAGAAAGATAATATGCGATTTGTGCAAGAAAGaggagttaaaaaaaatttcttagaaAACGCAGTTAACAACCAACCACTTATCGAAGAGATATCATCTTCTGAAAATCACCGTGGTATATTAACAGatgatataataaaacaaaaagttgctatggcaaaaaatattttaaatttaaaatacttaaagcATAAATTACAGCCTACTTCTGCAATGATGCAATTGCGAAATTTAGATTCCATGAGCTTTCCGTTTAAAACAGAAGCCGAAGTTAGCATTACAAATGACTCAAATGAAAAGAAAGAAACTATAGATGCTAATATACGTAATAAAACAACTAATAGTGATTTAGGAAAAAGTGTTCCTAGATCTGAACAAGTGTATGCTTCTCAAGTTAGTTCTACACTTATGCCGCCTTTAAATACAACACCATCGCAAGTAGAAACTCAAGTTCCTAACACTACTCCACAACAAGAACCAGTCAACTTTATATCTCAAGATTACGGAAATGTTTTGGTTAGCAGTCCAAAAAATATTACGGAAATTACACCAAAAGTTGAAGATGAAATAAATGATCCTTTTGTGCCTTTGGCGGATATCTTACAAAAAGATGTTTTAACTACATGggtttataaagattatattaaAAGTCCAGCCGACTTAATGCTAGATCAAGGTTTAATTAATCGAGCAAAAATAAGCTTGAGTACAGGAAAAAGATTAAGACAAGTTTTTGAGAAAGCTCTCTCTGGTAAAGAAATACATGTAGCGCTTATAACCAGTGCAGTTACACGAGCATTTGCAAGTGATCCTGCCAGTCAAAAATGGCTTTATCCTAATGCATTAATTGATTGGTGGCAAAAGACAATAACACCTAGTACAAACTCGTCTATGATTTATAAAGATGTCTCATTGACAGGAGTTGGCAGAGATTATTTTTCTCGTTgtctaaaaaatcatttaccAGATAATGGGGATACCAATCTTGTACTATGGGAACTTTCCGGAAGCGATTATAAGCCACACGGAAAAATAAAGCCTTTAGACGCAATATCTCTGGAGCGACTATTAAGGAACACATTAGAATTTCGCTCTCATCCCGAtcttatcattttaaatttttttcgcgGGAACAACTTGAACCATAGCGCTTATTGCAAAGAACTTGACGAAGAAAGTGAAGCTCGTTTAGCTAATCATTATGATTGTACCGCATTAAGTTGGAGTAAATCAATTTGTCCGTATCTAACTGACGACGAAGaaggtttttctttttcttacttgttTTCTCGAGATAAGATTCATCCGAGTATTATAGGACATGCTCAAATGGCATATATTTTAATAGATTACATTAGAGATGAGTTCTTAAACTTTTTGCGTGATCCAAAGCCGGTATCTAGATCGTTTCCATTACCACCGGCTATATTTACCCAGGTGTTTCACCCATTATGCTTTACAACACTGAAAACTATAAATGCTGTTATAAATGGTGATAGCAACGACTTACcagttatttttatatctcCTGATTCACGGGATGAAGCAATACATAGATCTAAAATATCCAGCTTTTCAAATGCTATAGTTCCAATAATAATGAGATTTCAAGTTCTTGATGATAAACTTGAAGATAGAATAATTGgcattttagtttctttttcaaaacctttaaaaactgTTGCAAGATTAGATGATAAACCGTTTGTTTCTCTGCAAGTTAAAGATTATGCTTCCGGAGAAATAATGGAAATAGGTCCTGCTATGCGTCTGAGTAAAGGACCGCATATGTTGAGAGTATGGTCTCAAGATAAgacctttaaaattttagctgtTACATTAGATTCAATACATAATCCTGTGTGTTCAAATGGAAGTACTATAAAGAGTGACATTGgatgttaa